One genomic region from Actinocatenispora thailandica encodes:
- a CDS encoding phage tail protein, translating into MRFAVKLDNTHLGEWQSCSGLSVNFNPQAVRTGGDHLHQYYLTGQLEYGTITLARAMNGRSSPRLQAWLHEVTSGWSAGVMDEDRTATVTLLDADRKIVARWELRGVVPVAWTGPDLAAGTNAVAIEKLQLRHQGFLGGMLGGSAGSSTAGPGRSVITLSDQRTEQRVEFRYNAESISVSRSTQRSENKDASGAKVQVEANQTTYSVNNLRLVGPDTEMYVERLLAFATPRAQESEPGASMNPQVFRPPQLSFRWGAFDHLVVIDKLGTTYDRFDGSGRPVRATVSLTLKEQSPADAATPPDAGPPAVEQSAVAGAAAADTTATDPGDDESAATPEASAASPAADEGGDAEDRRPQPGQDVRTGLAQRPGGRL; encoded by the coding sequence ATGCGCTTCGCCGTCAAACTCGACAACACCCATCTCGGAGAGTGGCAGTCGTGCAGTGGGCTGTCGGTGAACTTCAACCCGCAGGCGGTTCGCACCGGCGGTGACCACCTACACCAGTACTACCTCACCGGGCAGCTCGAGTACGGCACGATCACGCTGGCCCGTGCGATGAACGGACGAAGCTCGCCGCGCCTGCAGGCTTGGCTGCACGAGGTCACCAGTGGCTGGTCGGCCGGTGTGATGGACGAGGATCGCACCGCCACCGTGACGCTGCTGGACGCGGACCGCAAGATCGTGGCCCGGTGGGAGTTGCGGGGTGTGGTGCCGGTCGCCTGGACCGGTCCGGATCTTGCCGCCGGCACCAACGCCGTCGCCATCGAGAAACTGCAGCTACGCCACCAGGGGTTCCTCGGCGGCATGCTCGGCGGATCGGCGGGCTCCTCGACGGCGGGGCCGGGCCGCAGCGTGATCACCCTGAGCGATCAACGAACCGAGCAGCGAGTGGAGTTCCGGTACAACGCCGAGTCGATCAGCGTCAGCCGCTCGACCCAGCGCTCGGAGAACAAGGACGCCAGCGGCGCCAAGGTGCAGGTCGAGGCGAACCAGACGACCTACAGCGTCAACAACCTCCGGCTGGTGGGGCCAGACACCGAGATGTACGTGGAGCGCCTGTTGGCGTTCGCGACGCCGCGTGCTCAGGAGTCCGAGCCGGGCGCGTCGATGAACCCCCAGGTCTTCCGGCCACCGCAGCTGTCGTTTCGGTGGGGCGCCTTCGACCATCTGGTGGTCATCGACAAGCTCGGTACCACCTACGATCGGTTCGACGGATCGGGACGTCCGGTCCGCGCGACGGTCAGCCTCACCCTCAAGGAACAGAGCCCGGCCGACGCGGCGACGCCACCTGACGCTGGGCCGCCGGCCGTGGAACAGTCCGCGGTGGCCGGTGCGGCCGCCGCGGACACGACCGCGACGGATCCGGGCGACGATGAGTCGGCGGCCACCCCGGAGGCGAGCGCCGCCTCCCCGGCTGCCGACGAGGGTGGCGACGCCGAGGATCGTCGACCCCAGCCGGGTCAGGACGTGCGCACCGGGCTGGCCCAACGGCCCGGAGGGCGGCTCTGA
- a CDS encoding DUF6760 family protein: MLTYATDQLWGEIAYVAFHLHWSLDTILDLEHPTRIRLLAELDVLAGRGGGTAWGSV; this comes from the coding sequence ATCCTGACGTACGCGACCGATCAGCTGTGGGGCGAGATCGCGTACGTCGCCTTTCATCTCCACTGGAGCCTGGACACCATTCTCGATCTGGAGCATCCGACGCGCATCCGCCTGTTGGCCGAGCTGGACGTGCTTGCCGGCCGCGGTGGCGGCACGGCGTGGGGATCAGTGTGA
- a CDS encoding phage tail protein, which translates to MPGPRQIARPGAHTELLSAAIFQLEITGMSTVNFAELGAINMETTTGEYQAIGKKGIEHAKLFGAQKPPTVTLKRGLDKDLTIWTWYQMVRTGLETAYKTCTLKFFRPMDPYPGGPPGLQYILQNAWPSKMNIGSMKSGTSDLVMMELTLICDNIIDPNAKASF; encoded by the coding sequence ATGCCAGGACCACGCCAGATCGCCCGCCCCGGTGCCCACACAGAGCTGCTCAGCGCCGCGATCTTCCAGTTGGAGATCACCGGGATGTCGACCGTCAACTTCGCTGAGCTCGGCGCCATCAACATGGAGACCACCACGGGCGAGTATCAGGCGATCGGGAAGAAGGGCATCGAGCACGCGAAGCTGTTCGGTGCGCAGAAGCCGCCGACCGTGACGCTCAAGCGTGGCCTGGACAAGGACCTCACGATCTGGACCTGGTACCAGATGGTGCGCACCGGCTTGGAGACGGCCTACAAGACCTGCACGCTGAAGTTCTTCCGGCCGATGGACCCGTATCCGGGCGGGCCACCCGGACTGCAGTACATCCTCCAGAACGCCTGGCCGTCCAAGATGAACATCGGATCGATGAAGTCCGGTACCAGCGATCTGGTGATGATGGAGCTGACGTTGATCTGCGACAACATCATCGACCCGAACGCCAAGGCGTCGTTCTGA
- a CDS encoding phage tail protein has translation MVAVVASPQKHTTMGTAHHFFVHLDRSAYDLGSWQKASGLKVSWQMCEYRSGDSNHVRQYPGNPSYERIRLSRVACPDSAVVRRWLASLSAEHDPISGVIQMLSSDLKPIIEWTLRDLFPVSWSIGEFDAGGPKAIVETLELAHTGFLDDSVKYRRS, from the coding sequence ATGGTCGCTGTCGTGGCATCGCCGCAGAAACACACCACGATGGGCACCGCCCATCACTTCTTCGTACACCTCGACCGCAGCGCCTACGACCTGGGTTCCTGGCAGAAGGCCAGCGGGCTCAAGGTCAGCTGGCAGATGTGTGAGTACCGCTCGGGCGACAGCAACCATGTGCGCCAGTACCCGGGCAACCCGAGCTACGAACGGATCCGGCTCAGCAGGGTGGCCTGCCCCGACTCCGCCGTGGTACGACGCTGGCTCGCGTCGCTGTCGGCCGAACACGACCCGATCAGCGGCGTGATCCAGATGCTGAGCTCCGACCTCAAACCGATCATCGAGTGGACCCTGCGCGACCTGTTTCCGGTGTCCTGGTCGATCGGTGAGTTCGACGCGGGAGGACCCAAGGCCATCGTCGAGACGCTGGAACTCGCGCACACCGGCTTCCTGGACGACAGCGTCAAGTACCGCAGGAGCTGA